The following are encoded in a window of Amycolatopsis lexingtonensis genomic DNA:
- a CDS encoding beta-galactosidase, translated as MRRLLTLFLVLATAAGLSTAPAATAAPKHRITFDKYSMLLDGRREFVWSGEFHPFRLPSPDLWRDVLQKMKATGYTAVSIYFDWNYHSPAPGVYDFTGVRDMDKVLDLAREAGLHVIARPGPYINAEVTGGGFPGWLTTQAGTARSDAPDYLAAADEWLTAIDRVIARHQYVDGRGPVILYQIENELAATGESQRNYIAHLYDKVRADGITVPIFHNDKGRNGIWVPPDSGVPGTLPGKVDLYAWDTYPGGTCRPDATPGSPNTAPDWGLYGPGGAKGGASASPNTPGFTAEFGGGWFDYWGSNGTYPCTAVRQGPGYERVFYGTNIANGLTVQNFYMTFGGTSWGWLPAPVVYSSYDYGAAIDEARQLRPKASTMKELGYFLQAVPPITKQDKAAAVTPSSAAVKVYHNVNPDTLTHFYVPMHNPSKNTTDDVFTFPLSTPDGSYTVPQAGTLRVRGQDAKQLVANFELAGQHLVYSTSEIMTATGGTALLHGRPGEDGETTLRYAQEPKVEVLAGDVTSTWDAARGDLRLNYVHNGLARVRVSGAGRPPVTLLLADDATADTFWRQGPALVRGPALLRTARLDGNVLALTGDTAQAGDLEVWGPGTRVSWNGRPVPARRTSSSSLLATAQLPGPDAVKLPALTGWKQAPGSPEAAAAYDDTAWTTVDKPALTADDYGFHTGDVWYRGHFGGAVPESLSLGYGGGGAGMLQAWLDGRYLGQHVLPSALAAPPTTGTATFTVPADLRGDGDHVLSVMVRNNGHNEDGGVNDAHKEGRGLISASLAGVAWKIRGGVPDPVRGPLNNGGLDGELAGWTLPRHSDAGWAAGQVPAATAAPGTTWYRTDFTLAVPKGHDASLGLTIGDPAVPRSGGRYRALIFLNGWNLGQYVADVSPQHTFVLPTGVLDPHGRNTLALAVTSDGGPGNGLENVALTDLGTVRGGVPVRVQAPGPE; from the coding sequence ATGCGCCGTCTGCTCACCCTGTTCCTCGTCCTCGCCACGGCGGCCGGGCTGAGCACCGCGCCCGCCGCCACGGCCGCGCCGAAGCACCGGATCACCTTCGACAAGTATTCGATGCTGCTCGACGGGCGGCGGGAGTTCGTCTGGTCCGGGGAGTTCCACCCGTTCCGGCTGCCCAGCCCGGATCTGTGGCGTGACGTGCTGCAGAAGATGAAGGCGACCGGTTACACCGCCGTGTCGATCTACTTCGACTGGAACTACCACTCCCCCGCGCCGGGGGTGTACGACTTCACCGGCGTCCGGGACATGGACAAGGTGCTCGACCTCGCCCGGGAGGCGGGGCTCCACGTGATCGCGCGACCCGGCCCGTACATCAACGCCGAGGTCACCGGCGGCGGCTTCCCCGGCTGGCTGACCACCCAGGCGGGCACCGCCCGCAGCGATGCCCCCGACTACCTCGCCGCGGCCGACGAGTGGCTGACCGCGATCGACCGCGTCATCGCGCGGCACCAGTACGTCGACGGCCGCGGCCCGGTGATCCTCTACCAGATCGAGAACGAGCTGGCCGCCACCGGCGAGAGCCAGCGCAACTACATCGCCCACCTCTACGACAAGGTGCGCGCGGACGGCATCACCGTCCCGATCTTCCACAACGACAAGGGCCGCAACGGGATCTGGGTGCCGCCGGACTCCGGCGTGCCGGGGACCCTGCCCGGCAAGGTCGACCTCTACGCGTGGGACACCTACCCCGGCGGCACCTGCCGCCCCGACGCGACGCCCGGCTCGCCGAACACCGCGCCGGACTGGGGTTTGTACGGTCCGGGCGGGGCGAAGGGCGGCGCGAGCGCGTCCCCGAACACCCCCGGCTTCACCGCCGAGTTCGGCGGCGGCTGGTTCGACTACTGGGGCAGCAACGGCACCTACCCGTGCACCGCCGTCCGCCAGGGGCCGGGCTACGAGCGCGTCTTCTACGGCACCAACATCGCGAACGGGCTCACCGTCCAGAACTTCTACATGACCTTCGGCGGCACGTCGTGGGGCTGGCTGCCGGCGCCGGTGGTCTACAGCTCCTACGACTACGGCGCGGCCATCGACGAAGCCCGGCAGCTGCGGCCCAAGGCGTCCACGATGAAGGAACTGGGCTACTTCCTGCAGGCCGTGCCGCCGATCACCAAGCAGGACAAGGCGGCGGCCGTCACGCCGTCGTCGGCCGCGGTGAAGGTGTACCACAACGTCAACCCGGACACGCTGACGCACTTCTACGTGCCGATGCACAACCCCTCGAAGAACACCACGGACGACGTGTTCACCTTCCCGCTGTCCACACCGGACGGTTCCTACACGGTGCCTCAGGCGGGCACGCTGCGGGTGCGCGGTCAGGACGCCAAGCAGCTGGTGGCGAACTTCGAGCTGGCGGGCCAGCACCTGGTGTACTCGACATCGGAGATCATGACCGCCACCGGCGGAACGGCGCTGCTGCACGGACGTCCGGGCGAGGACGGCGAAACGACGCTGCGCTACGCCCAGGAACCGAAGGTCGAGGTGCTGGCGGGCGACGTCACGTCCACTTGGGACGCGGCGCGCGGCGACCTGCGGCTGAACTACGTCCACAACGGACTGGCCCGGGTCCGGGTGTCCGGCGCCGGCCGGCCACCGGTCACCCTGCTGCTCGCCGACGACGCCACCGCGGACACGTTCTGGCGGCAGGGTCCCGCCCTGGTCCGCGGACCGGCGTTGCTGCGGACGGCCCGCCTCGACGGGAACGTGCTCGCGCTGACCGGCGACACCGCCCAGGCCGGCGACCTCGAAGTGTGGGGCCCGGGCACGCGGGTCTCGTGGAATGGACGGCCGGTCCCGGCGCGGCGGACGTCGTCGTCGAGCCTGCTGGCGACGGCACAGCTCCCCGGCCCGGACGCGGTGAAGCTGCCCGCGCTGACCGGCTGGAAGCAGGCCCCGGGCTCGCCCGAGGCCGCGGCCGCCTACGACGACACGGCCTGGACCACTGTGGACAAACCGGCACTCACCGCGGACGACTACGGCTTCCACACCGGCGACGTCTGGTACCGCGGGCACTTCGGCGGCGCGGTCCCGGAGTCGCTGAGCCTCGGCTACGGCGGAGGCGGCGCCGGGATGCTGCAGGCGTGGCTGGACGGGCGCTATCTCGGCCAGCACGTGCTGCCCAGCGCGCTCGCCGCCCCGCCGACGACCGGCACCGCGACCTTCACCGTGCCCGCCGACCTGCGCGGCGACGGCGACCACGTCCTGTCGGTGATGGTGCGGAACAACGGGCACAACGAGGACGGCGGCGTCAACGACGCCCACAAGGAAGGCCGCGGGCTGATCTCGGCGTCGCTCGCCGGCGTCGCGTGGAAGATCCGCGGCGGCGTCCCGGATCCGGTGCGGGGCCCGCTGAACAACGGCGGCCTCGACGGCGAGCTGGCCGGCTGGACCCTGCCCCGCCACTCCGACGCGGGGTGGGCGGCGGGCCAGGTCCCCGCCGCCACCGCGGCCCCCGGGACCACGTGGTACCGCACGGACTTCACCCTCGCCGTGCCGAAGGGGCACGACGCTTCACTGGGCCTGACCATCGGCGACCCGGCGGTCCCGCGCTCGGGTGGCCGCTACCGGGCGCTGATCTTCCTCAACGG
- a CDS encoding GDSL-type esterase/lipase family protein encodes MKVLAPLLAAALALGASPAAAAPHWTVCPGSCSFDVPPGDYEIDALLADGTGIDVEARRIALAPGPAGRRSVTVEVRTPEAMPSGEEGPGTAGLQVRLTGSAPRPARIAVTPRPRAPRVFVLSDSTAADWANPPKNGWAQALPAFFRAGPSVRNYAQSGAGTVSYLADPRYFPRVRPMIRPGDTALIQLAHNDKQTTEADYRANLATLVDGVRRQGGAAVLVTPPVRHRFGADGKLTPLGLVVNNLGVDLPAVMRDVARQEGIPLLDLTARSQALLESLGEAGSWPLYLTLAHDGVDDATHLSRYGAERFAALVAGAVADARLPLARFLRPGRH; translated from the coding sequence GTGAAGGTACTGGCCCCGCTGCTGGCCGCCGCACTCGCTTTGGGCGCGTCGCCCGCGGCCGCCGCACCGCACTGGACGGTGTGCCCGGGCTCGTGTTCCTTCGACGTACCCCCGGGCGACTACGAGATCGACGCGCTCCTGGCCGACGGCACCGGGATCGACGTCGAGGCCCGGCGGATCGCGCTGGCGCCGGGGCCGGCCGGGCGGCGCTCGGTCACCGTCGAGGTGCGCACGCCGGAGGCCATGCCGAGCGGCGAGGAGGGCCCGGGGACGGCCGGGCTTCAGGTCCGGCTCACCGGCTCGGCGCCGCGGCCGGCCCGGATCGCGGTGACACCCCGGCCGCGGGCCCCGCGGGTCTTCGTCCTCAGCGACTCCACCGCCGCGGACTGGGCGAACCCGCCGAAGAACGGCTGGGCCCAGGCGCTGCCGGCGTTCTTCCGCGCCGGGCCGAGCGTGCGGAACTACGCCCAGTCCGGCGCCGGCACGGTCAGCTACCTCGCCGATCCCCGCTACTTCCCGCGCGTCCGCCCGATGATCCGGCCCGGCGACACCGCGCTGATCCAGCTGGCGCACAACGACAAGCAGACGACCGAAGCCGACTACCGGGCCAACCTCGCCACCCTCGTCGACGGCGTCCGGCGGCAGGGCGGGGCCGCGGTGCTCGTCACGCCACCCGTGCGGCACCGGTTCGGCGCGGACGGGAAGCTCACCCCGCTCGGCCTCGTGGTCAACAACCTGGGCGTCGACCTGCCCGCCGTCATGCGGGACGTCGCCCGGCAGGAAGGGATCCCGCTGCTCGACCTGACCGCCCGCAGCCAGGCGCTCCTCGAAAGCCTGGGGGAAGCCGGTTCTTGGCCGCTCTACCTGACCCTCGCGCACGACGGCGTCGACGACGCGACCCACCTCAGCCGGTACGGCGCCGAGCGGTTCGCCGCGCTGGTGGCGGGCGCCGTCGCCGATGCCCGCTTGCCGCTCGCGCGGTTCCTGCGTCCCGGAAGGCACTGA
- a CDS encoding cellulase family glycosylhydrolase, giving the protein MKWRFLRAAVAGLLLAACAVVAPAPAGAAEPTRVMALGDSITGSPGCWRALLWRHLQETGHTDVDFVGTLPPQGCGFTYDGENEGHGGFLATGIARDNQLPGWLSSTHPDVVLMHLGTNDVWNGIAASTILDAFTTLLGQMRASNPATKLIVAKIIPMNPSNCAACAQRVVDLNAAIPGWAAAHSTAASPITVVDQWTGFDTAADTTDGVHPNGTTGIAKMESKWYPALVAALSPGTPAATGLHVDGTRVLEANGAAFVMRGVNHPYAWYTSQNSAFANIKSFGANTVRVVLGSGKRWGPTSAAEVTNIIALCKQSRLICVLEVHDTTGYGEESAAASLDQAADYWIGIANALKGQENYVVINLGNEPFGNNQQVSATWASATSSAITRLRGAGLQHLIMADAPMWGQDWQNIMRDNAASVLSADPQHNTVFSIHMYGVYDTAAEITAYFDAFRTAGLPLVVGEFGNRHSDGDPDEDTIMAQAQARGLGYLGWSWSGNGSDVAYLDMTNGFDPASLTAWGERFLNGTDGVRQTSKEATIYGWGTADTQAPTTPGTPAVSGVTSSGVTLSWTASTDNVGVTGYDVLRAPGASGGTFAVVGSSGTTTFTDSGLAASSTYRYQVRAKDAAGNTSAASGAATATTAAGGGTGACKVAYSAPGWGGGNGFTASVTITNTGTSTVTGWTLAFTFTAGQKVTLPGWGATFTQSGGAVTATNLDWNGTLAPNASTGIGFNGTYSGTNPAPVSFALNGSTCTIG; this is encoded by the coding sequence ATGAAGTGGCGTTTTCTCCGCGCGGCCGTGGCCGGCCTGCTGCTGGCCGCCTGCGCTGTCGTGGCTCCCGCCCCGGCAGGCGCGGCCGAGCCCACGCGGGTCATGGCGCTGGGTGACTCCATCACGGGGTCGCCCGGGTGCTGGCGGGCGCTGCTGTGGCGGCACCTCCAGGAGACCGGGCACACCGACGTCGACTTCGTCGGCACGCTGCCGCCCCAGGGCTGCGGGTTCACCTACGACGGCGAGAACGAAGGCCACGGCGGCTTCCTCGCCACCGGCATCGCCCGCGACAACCAGCTGCCCGGCTGGCTGTCTTCGACGCACCCGGACGTCGTCCTGATGCACCTGGGCACCAACGACGTGTGGAACGGCATCGCCGCGAGCACGATCCTCGACGCCTTCACCACGCTGCTCGGCCAGATGCGGGCGAGCAACCCGGCGACCAAGCTGATCGTCGCGAAGATCATCCCGATGAACCCGTCGAACTGCGCGGCCTGCGCCCAGCGCGTGGTCGACCTGAACGCCGCCATCCCGGGCTGGGCCGCCGCGCACAGCACGGCCGCGTCGCCGATCACCGTGGTCGACCAGTGGACCGGGTTCGACACCGCGGCGGACACGACCGACGGCGTCCACCCCAACGGCACCACCGGCATCGCGAAGATGGAAAGCAAGTGGTACCCCGCGCTGGTCGCGGCGCTGAGCCCGGGCACGCCGGCCGCCACCGGGCTGCACGTCGACGGCACCCGCGTCCTGGAGGCGAACGGCGCCGCGTTCGTGATGCGCGGGGTCAACCACCCGTACGCCTGGTACACCAGCCAGAACAGCGCGTTCGCGAACATCAAGTCGTTCGGAGCCAACACCGTCCGAGTCGTGCTCGGCAGCGGCAAGCGGTGGGGCCCGACCTCGGCGGCCGAGGTCACGAACATCATCGCGCTGTGCAAGCAGTCCCGGCTGATCTGCGTCCTGGAAGTGCACGACACCACCGGGTACGGCGAGGAAAGTGCGGCGGCGAGCCTGGACCAGGCGGCGGACTACTGGATCGGCATCGCGAACGCGTTGAAGGGCCAGGAAAACTACGTCGTCATCAACCTCGGCAACGAGCCGTTCGGCAACAACCAGCAGGTCAGCGCCACCTGGGCGAGCGCGACTTCGAGCGCCATCACCCGGCTCCGCGGTGCCGGGTTGCAGCACCTGATCATGGCCGACGCGCCGATGTGGGGCCAGGACTGGCAGAACATCATGCGGGACAACGCCGCTTCGGTGCTCAGCGCCGATCCGCAGCACAACACGGTGTTCTCGATCCACATGTACGGCGTCTACGACACCGCGGCCGAGATCACCGCCTACTTCGACGCGTTCCGCACCGCCGGGCTGCCGCTGGTGGTCGGCGAATTCGGCAACAGGCACAGCGACGGGGACCCGGACGAGGACACGATCATGGCCCAGGCGCAGGCTCGCGGCCTCGGCTACCTCGGCTGGTCGTGGAGCGGCAACGGCAGCGACGTCGCCTACCTCGACATGACCAACGGCTTCGACCCGGCGAGCCTGACCGCGTGGGGCGAGCGCTTCCTCAACGGGACCGACGGCGTCCGGCAGACATCGAAGGAAGCGACGATCTACGGTTGGGGCACCGCGGACACGCAGGCGCCGACGACGCCGGGCACCCCGGCCGTCTCGGGCGTGACGTCTTCGGGTGTCACGCTGAGCTGGACGGCCTCGACGGACAACGTCGGCGTCACCGGCTACGACGTCTTGCGCGCGCCCGGTGCGTCCGGTGGCACCTTCGCGGTGGTCGGTTCGAGCGGGACGACGACGTTCACCGACAGCGGCCTGGCCGCCTCGAGCACGTACCGCTACCAGGTGCGGGCCAAGGACGCCGCGGGCAACACTTCGGCCGCGTCCGGGGCCGCGACGGCGACGACCGCCGCGGGCGGGGGCACCGGCGCGTGCAAGGTCGCCTACTCGGCACCCGGCTGGGGCGGCGGTAACGGGTTCACCGCTTCGGTGACCATCACCAACACCGGCACGAGCACGGTCACCGGCTGGACGCTGGCCTTCACCTTCACCGCGGGCCAGAAGGTGACGCTGCCCGGCTGGGGCGCGACGTTCACGCAGTCCGGTGGCGCGGTGACCGCGACGAACCTGGACTGGAACGGCACCCTGGCGCCGAACGCCTCGACCGGCATCGGCTTCAACGGCACCTACAGCGGGACCAACCCCGCGCCGGTGTCCTTCGCCTTGAACGGGAGCACTTGCACGATCGGCTGA
- a CDS encoding rhamnogalacturonan lyase, which yields MSLRTSAFGRLLAVGLLAAGLTPAPAVAAAAPQTDRLNRGVISVHTAAGNRVGWRLLAADPAGVAFAVYRDGTRVTTTPAGGPTGYLDAGAPAGAKYTVHAVVGGVEQASAFAAEESLTLDSTAAASTRDVPIQVPAGGTTPSGESYTYSANDASVGDLDGDGQYEFVVKWDPSNAKDNSQSGYTGNVYVDAYRLDGTRLWRIDLGRNIRAGAHYTQFQVFDYDGDGKAEVAMKTADGTRSGTGQVIGNASADYRNSSGYVLSGPEFLTVFNGQTGAAAATVNYDPPRGTVSSWGDSYGNRVDRFLAGTAYLDGSHPSLIMSRGYYTRTVIAAWDFRGGALTERWKFDSNTAGSQYTGQGNHQLAIADVDADGRDEIVFGAMAIDDTGGPLWNTRLGHGDAMHVGDLIPGRPGLEEFKVDEDTSKPGAWMADAKTGQILWQLPCGCDNGRGVSDDIWAGSPGAESWSSGVAGLLNTSGQNIGRKPSSTNFVIWWDGDAQRELLDGTHIDKYGTSADTRLLTASGVHANNGTKNTPALQADLFGDWREEVVWATSDNRALRIYSTTDPTSISRVSLMQDRQYREAVAWQNTAYNQPPHPKVNPA from the coding sequence ATGTCCTTGCGCACATCCGCATTCGGCCGGCTGCTGGCCGTGGGCTTGCTGGCGGCCGGCCTCACCCCGGCCCCCGCGGTGGCGGCGGCTGCACCGCAGACCGACCGGCTGAACCGCGGGGTGATCAGCGTCCACACCGCCGCGGGCAACCGGGTCGGCTGGCGGCTGCTCGCCGCCGACCCGGCCGGGGTGGCGTTCGCCGTCTACCGCGACGGCACCCGCGTGACCACGACCCCCGCCGGCGGGCCGACCGGCTACCTGGACGCCGGTGCGCCCGCCGGCGCGAAGTACACCGTGCACGCGGTGGTCGGCGGGGTCGAGCAAGCATCGGCGTTCGCCGCAGAGGAGTCGCTGACGCTCGACAGCACGGCCGCGGCGAGCACCCGCGACGTGCCGATCCAGGTCCCGGCCGGCGGCACGACGCCGTCGGGCGAGAGCTACACCTACAGCGCGAACGACGCGAGCGTCGGCGACCTCGACGGCGACGGGCAGTACGAGTTCGTCGTGAAGTGGGATCCCAGCAACGCCAAGGACAATTCGCAGTCCGGCTACACCGGCAACGTCTACGTCGACGCCTACCGGCTGGACGGCACGCGCCTGTGGCGGATCGACCTGGGCCGCAACATCCGCGCGGGCGCGCACTACACGCAGTTCCAGGTCTTCGACTACGACGGCGACGGCAAGGCCGAAGTCGCGATGAAGACGGCGGACGGCACGCGCTCGGGCACCGGCCAGGTCATCGGCAACGCGAGCGCGGACTACCGCAATTCCAGCGGCTATGTTCTTTCGGGTCCGGAGTTCCTGACGGTGTTCAACGGCCAGACGGGCGCGGCGGCGGCCACGGTGAACTACGACCCGCCGCGCGGCACGGTGTCGTCGTGGGGCGACAGCTACGGCAACCGCGTCGACCGGTTCCTGGCGGGCACGGCGTACCTGGACGGCTCGCACCCGAGCCTGATCATGAGCCGCGGCTACTACACGCGCACGGTGATCGCGGCCTGGGACTTCCGCGGTGGCGCGCTGACCGAGCGCTGGAAGTTCGACTCGAACACGGCCGGCTCGCAGTACACCGGCCAGGGCAACCACCAGCTGGCGATCGCCGACGTCGACGCGGACGGGCGCGACGAGATCGTCTTCGGCGCGATGGCGATCGACGACACCGGCGGTCCACTGTGGAACACCCGCCTCGGCCACGGCGACGCGATGCACGTCGGCGACCTGATCCCGGGCCGGCCGGGTCTGGAAGAGTTCAAAGTGGACGAAGACACGTCGAAGCCGGGCGCGTGGATGGCCGACGCGAAGACCGGGCAGATCCTGTGGCAGCTCCCGTGCGGCTGCGACAACGGCCGCGGCGTGTCGGACGACATCTGGGCGGGCAGCCCGGGCGCCGAGTCCTGGTCGTCCGGCGTGGCGGGGCTGCTGAACACGAGCGGCCAGAACATCGGGCGCAAGCCGTCGTCGACCAACTTCGTCATCTGGTGGGACGGTGACGCCCAGCGCGAACTGCTGGACGGCACCCACATCGACAAGTACGGCACGAGCGCGGACACGCGCCTGCTGACGGCGTCCGGCGTGCATGCGAACAACGGCACGAAGAACACACCGGCGTTGCAGGCGGATCTGTTCGGGGACTGGCGGGAGGAGGTCGTCTGGGCGACTTCGGACAACCGGGCGTTGCGGATTTATTCGACCACGGATCCGACGAGCATTTCGCGGGTGTCGTTGATGCAGGACCGGCAGTACCGGGAGGCGGTGGCTTGGCAGAACACCGC